CGGCACATCGTGACGACGCCGCTCGCTTCGGAGAGGCCGTAGGCCGTGAGGACCGTGGCGATGCCGAGTTCGGTGCGCAGCCGCTCCACCAGACGCAGGGGCACGACCGCCGCTCCCGTCACCACCAGGCGCAGGGCCGAGAGGTCGTGGGCGTCCCGTGCGGGGTGGTCCAGGAGGGACTGGAGGAGGGTCGGGGGGCCGGGGAGTACGGAGACCCGCTCGGCGGCGATGTTGGCCAGGACCGTGTCCACGTTGAACACCGGCTGGGGGATCATCGTCGCGCCCCGCATCAGGCAGGCGATCACCCCGGCCTTGTAGCCGAAGGTGTGGAAGAAGGGGTTGACGATCAGGTAGCGGTCGCCCCGGGTGAGGCCCGCCAGGTCGCCCCAGATGTCGTACGCCCGCAGCGTCTGGTCGTGGGTGATGACGGCGCCCTTGGGGCGGCCCGTGGTGCCGGAGGTGAAGATGATGTCCGAGGGCCAGGTCCCCCGCACGGCCCCGGCCCTTTTCCGCACGTCGGCCGACCCCGTCCCTTCCCCGCCGGCCAGAAAATCCTTCCAGGTCAGGAAGGACGCCGGGGCGTCGTCCGAGAAGACGACCGCGTGCTTCAGGTCCGGCAGGCCGGGCAGAGGGCCGGTGCCCGGGCCGTCCCCCGCCGCCCTGCGCAGGGACGCCACGTATGACGTGCCGAGGAACGTGCCCGTCACGAACAGCAGCCGGGCGCCGCTGCGGCGCAGCACGTCCGCCGTCTCGGCGCCCTTGAAACGGGTGTTGAGCGGGACGAGTACGGCGCCCGCCGAGACGGCGCCCAGGGCCGCGACGATCCAGTCGAGCGAGTTGGGGGCCCAGATGCCGACCCGGTCGCCCGGGTCGATGCCGGTCGCCAGGCAGGCCGCCGCCGCGCGCTCCACGCGTGCGCCCAGTTCCGCGTAGGTGACGCGGGTCCGGCCCTCGACGACCGCCTCGGCGTCCGCGTACCGCTCGGCCGCCGCCTCGACCAGGTCCGGAACGCTTTCCCATGCCGTATCCGCTCGCACAGCACGCCTCCCGACGACGTAGGAGCTGACTACCCGTCAGATTATCTGTAATCTGACGGCCTGTCAGCGACCGTTCGGCCCCGGAGGTGCGCGCAGCATGGCAGCAGGATCGGGAGGCCTCAAGGACGCCACCGCTCTCGTCGGCATAGGCCAGACGCCCTTCGCCAAACGGCTCCCGGAGGACGAACGCGCCCTCGCCTGCCGGGCCGTGCTCGCCGCTCTCGACGATGCCGGGATCGCGCCCGGCGAGGTCGACGCCCTCGCCTCCTACACCATGGAGGAGACGGACGAGGTGGAGCTGGCGAAGGCCTGCGGCTTCGGCGATCTCACGTTCTTCAGCAAAGTGGGTTTCGGCGGCGGGGGTTCGTGCGCCACCGTCGCCCATCTCGCCGCCGCCATCACCGCCGGGCAGGCGAGCGTCGGGGTGGCCTGGCGGTCCCGCAAGCGGGGCAGCGGGCCCCGGCCCTGGACCAACACCTCCGTCCAGCTCCCCACTCCGGCCCAGTGGACCAGGCCGTACGGGCTGCTGAGGCCCGCCGACGAGATCGCGATGCTCACCCGCCGCTACCTGCACGAATACGGCGCCACCCGGGACCACCTCTTCAACGTCGCCCTGGCCTGCCGCAACCGGGCCAACCAGAACCCCGCCGCGATCATGTACGACCGGCCCCTGACCCGCGAGATGTACATGACGTCCCGCTGGATCAGCGAGCCGCTCTGCCTCTTCGACAACTGCCTGGAGACCGACGGGGCGCTGGCGTGCGTGGTGGTCTCCGCCGAGCGCGCCCGTGACTGCCGGCGCAGGCCCGTCTACGTCCACTCCGCCGCCCAGTCGCTCCCCGCCCAGCACCACGGCATGGTCAACTACTGGAACGACGACCCCCTCACCGGCCCCGCCTGGAGCGCCGCCCGGCACCTGTGGAAACACTCCGACCTGGCCCCCGAGGACGTCGACGTCGCCCAGATCTACGACGCCTTCACCCCCCTGGTGCTGCTCTCCCTGGAGGGCTACGGCTTCTGCGGGCGCGGCGAGGGCGGGGCGTTCACCGAGGGCGGGGCGCTGGAGATCGGCGGGCTGCTGCCGGTGAACACCGGCGGCGGCGGGCTGTCCGAGGCCTACGTCCACGGCTTCAACCTCATCAACGAAGGGGTCAGGCAGCTGCGCGGGAGCAGTACCGCACAGGTGCCGGGCGCATCCGCCTGTCTGGTCACGGCGGGCGAAGGGGTTCCCACCTCCGCCCTGCTGCTGAGGAGTTGAGGAGCCACCCATGCTGCGTCCCGTCACCGATGCCGACGGCGCCCCCTTCTGGGAGTACGCCGCACAGGGCGAACTCCGCGTCCAGGCCTGCGCCGGCTGCGACGAGTTCCGCTTCCCGCCCCGGCCCTGCTGCCCGCACTGCCAGTCCTTCGAGAGCGAGTGGCGGCCGGTGTCCGGCCGGGGCCGGGTCTGGTCGTACGTCGTCGCCCATCCGCCGCTGCTGCCCGACTACGCCGCGCAGGCGCCGTACAACGTGGTCGTCGTCGAGCTGGACGAAGCACCTCGCATCCGGCTGGTGGGCAACCTGGTCACCGGGGCCGGGCAGCCCCTCGGCGCCTTCCCGCCGGAGAGCATCCGCATCGGGGCCCGGGTGCGGGCCGTCTTCCACGACGGCCTTCCCCAGTGGGTTCCGGAGCGGTCATGAGCAGCGTCCTCGTGCGGACCGACCGGGACAGCGGGGTCGCCGTCGTGACACTGAACCGGCCCGACCGGCTCAACGCCGTCGACCTCGCCATGGCCGACGAACTGGCCTCCATCTGGGGCGAATTGCGGTTCGACGACTCGGTGCGGGCCATCGTCCTCACCGGGGCCGGCGAGCGTGCCTTCTGCACCGGCATCGACCGGGACGCCGTCGTGCCGCAGCCGAACTCGCCGTACGCGCAGGACGATCCGCTGCTCGGCATCGGGCCGAAGGCGAACGACCTGTGGAAACCGGTCGTGGCCGCCGTGCACGGCATGGCCTGCGGAGGGGCCTTCTATCTGCTCGGCGAGGCGGAGTTCGTCGTCGCGGACACCACCGCCTCCTTCTTCGACCCGCACACCACCTACGGCATGGTCAGCGCCTACGAGACCGTCCTGATGGCGCAGCGCATGCCGTACGGGGAGGTCGCGCGGATGGCGTTGATGGGCACGGCGGAGCGGATCTCGGCGCACCGCGCCTACCAGGTCGGGCTGGTGTCGGAACTCGTGGCGGACGGTGAGGCGTCGGAGGCGGCGATCGCGTGCGCCGCCCTCCTCGCCGGGTATCCGACCGAGGCCGTGCAGGGGACCGTGCGGGCGCTGTGGGCCGCGAGCGAGGCGGGGCGGGCACAGGGGTTCGCGCAGGCGCCTCATCTCATCGCACTCGGGAACGCGACGGGCGAGCGGCAGACCCGGCTGTTCACGGGCCGGTCGCGGGAGTACCGATTGCGCGAGTAAAAGTCGTTTACCCATACATGCGTATGCTCGGGGGGTGGTTGAGCATCGGATGATCGACGTCAATGGCATACAGCTGCACATCGCGGAGCAGGGCGAGGGCCCGCTCGTGGTGCTGCTGCACGGATTCCCGGAGTCCTGGCACTCCTGGCGGCACCAGTTCGGTCCGCTGGCCGAGGCCGGTTTCCGGGTGGTCGCTCCCGACCAGCGCGGGTACGGCGGCAGCGACCGCCCCGAGGACGTGTCCGCGTACAGCATCCTCCACCTGGTGGGGGACGTGGTCGGGCTGATCCACGCGCTGGGCGAGGAGCGGGCGTTCGTCGTCGGGCACGACTGGGGCGCGCCGGTGGCCTGGCACACCGCGCTGCTGCGGCCGGACGTGGTGCGCGGGGTGGCCGGGCTGAGCGTGCCGCCGCCGTTCCGTGGCCAGCGGCCTCCGCTGGAGACCATGCGGGAGCGGTTCGAGGGCCGCTTCTACTGGAACTACTTCAACCAGCCCGGCGCAGCCGACGCCGAGTTCGCCGCCGACACCCGCACGACCCTGCGCAAGCTGCTGTACTCCGCCTCCGGTGACGCGCCGGACGCCGGGCGTCCCGAGCAGGCCCTGGTCGACCTGGAGCGCGGGTGGCTCACGGACGCGCCGAACCCCGAGGTGTTGCCCGAGTGGCTCACCGAGGACGACCTCGACGTGCTCACCGAGAGCTTCGAGCCGGGCTTCACCGGCGCCCTCAACTGGTACCGCAACCTGGACCGCAACTGGGAGCTGACCGCCCCCTGGCAGGGCGCGGTGGTGTCCCCGCCCGCGCTGTACGTGTACGGCGACCGGGACCTGGTCCCGGCCTTCCCGGGCACGCCCGAACTGATCGAGAGGCTGCCCGAGTTGATGCCGAACCTGCGCAAGCCGCTCGTGCTGCCGGGCTGCGGCCACTGGACGCAGCAGGAGCGGCCCACCGAGGTGAACGAGGCGCTGACCGGCTTCCTGACGGAGCTGCGGGACTGACCCCGTCGGTCGCTCGTCCCGTCAGTCGTCGACGAGGGCCCGGCGGTCGACCTCGCAGTGGTCGACCGAGTCCACCAGGCCCGAGCCGCCGCCCACCCGGACGTCGACGGTGGCCGTGCCGTTCGCGGGGACGGTGACGTCCCCGTACCGGTCGACGACGGTGATGCCCCGGGCGTCCTCGAAGGTGACCGAGACGGAGAAGGCGGCCTTGCGGCCGTTGGGGTTCCTGACCTCGACGGTCGCGTAGGGGGCCGTCGGGGTCGCGCAGCTGATCAGTTTCGCCGTGCCGTCCCTCAGGGCCTTGCCACTGCCGGAGCCGGAGGAGGACGTCGGCGTGGAGCCGTAGTTGGGCCTGCGGGTGTAGGAGCCGCCGCCGCTGCTTCCGTGGTCATTGTCGTCGGAGCCGTAGGAACCGCCGCCCGAGCCGTACGAGCCGCCGCTCGACGTCGACGACCTCGAACTGTCGTGGTCCTGGCTGGAGCTGCTGCACCCGCCGCCGCCCGAGCCGCTGCCGCCGTGACCGTGACTGCCGCCGCGGCCCCGGCCGGACGAGAAGCCGGTCAGTGCCAGTACGACCAGCACCAGCACCGCCGTGTACCTGAGCCTGCGCCCCCGTGTCTGCATGGCGGAAAGCCTAGCGATCGCCTGTCACGGGCATGTCACTGCGTGGCGACCGGCGCGTACCCGGCGTAGCGTCCTGGGTGGGAGCGGTGAACGGGCCGCTCCCCGACAAGCGGCGGCCGCCGTCCGGAGCACCCCTTCCGTACGCCGGTACGACGGCCGTCCCGGGCCGGTCAGGCGGTGCGCGCCGTGCCCGTGCCCTTCTCCGCGTCCAGTGCGTACACGCAGCGGTCCTTGCTGCACGCGTACACCACCCCGTCCCGGACGACCGGGGAGCCGGTGATCTCGCCGCCGGTGGCGAGTTTCCAGCGCAGCCGGCCGTCGTCGGCCTTCAGGGTGTAGAGCAGGTGGTCGGTGGAGCCGAAGTGGATACGGCCCTCGGCCACCGAGGGGGCGCCCACGATGTCGCCGCCCGCCTGGAAGCGCCACTTGGGCGTGCCGGTAACCGCGTCGAGGGTGTAGAGGCCCTTGCCGCTGCCCACGTGGACATGGCCGGCGGCGACCAGGACGGGGTCGACACAGGAGCGGGCCTCGGTGGCGATGCGCCAGCGGTCGCGGCCGTCGGTGGCGTCGAGGGCGTAGACCGTGCCGAGGTAGTCGGCGAGGTAGATGCCGCCGCCGGTGACGGCCGGGCCGGGGACGAAGGTGGGCGGGCAGAGGAAGACGGCCGGGGCCTCGAAGTGCCACTTCACATGCCCGGCGGCCACGTCGAGCGCGAGGACGCGGGTACCGGCGCAGACGTAGACGTAGCCGTCGGTGGCCTGGGTGAGCCGGATCGGGACGCCGCCGCAGGAGGCCGCGTCGCCGATCGGGTACGACCAGCGCTCGTCGCCGGTGCGGGCGTCCAGGGCGCGCAGCCGGGCGTCCTGCCACACGTAGACCGTGCCGTCGTGCAGGGCGGGCCCGGCCTCGGGGGACTCGAAGTCGGACTGGCAGCCGGTGATCTCCCACAGCTTCTGGCCGCCGGAGGCCTCCCAGCCCTGGACGCCGCCGCCGCGGGTGCCGGTGACGACGGTGCCGCGGCCGGCCTTGAGTGAGTAGACCCAGGCGTCCGTCTGCAGGCGCCACAGGTCGCCGCCCTCCCGGGCGTCCAGGGCGAACAGGGTGGGCCCGTCGGAGGCGTGGATACGGCCGTCCGCGACCGCCATGGACCAGGCGACGTCCCGGGTCTTGAAGCGGCGGCGGCCGGTGGCGACGTCCAGGGCGTGCACCTCGAAGGAGGTGACGTAGACCAGGTCGTCGGCGACGGAAGGGGTGCCCCAGACGTCGTTGGACATGCGGAAACGCCAGGGCCGCCAGCCGCCGGCCTGCTCCGGCGGCGCGGCCGGGGCCGGTGGCGCGGCGACGGCGGGGCCCACGGCGGGGTCGGTGCCGTTGACGCCGGGGCGGGGCTTGGACCAGGAGGCGGCGAGGGCTGCCTCCGGTGGGGGTGCCTTGACGGCGGCGGCACGGACGTCGGCGACGCGCGGGCCCGGGCCGATGGGAACCTGACCGCCGGCCAGCCGGACGGGGCCGGTGTCGGGGCCGCCGACCGGCGCGGGCACGGGCGCCGGGACGACGGGGTCGTGCGGGGGCGGGGGCGGGATGGGCGCCGGGCCGGGGGCGGGGCGTCCGCCGCCGCTGCGGCCGGCGCCGGGGGCGGGCTTGCCGGCCGGGCGGCCGTTGCGGCGGGACTCGATCAGGCCCACGGCCCGCTCGGGCAGCCATGCGGAGGCCGTGCCGCTGTCGTCGGAGCCGGAGCCGA
This is a stretch of genomic DNA from Streptomyces hawaiiensis. It encodes these proteins:
- a CDS encoding FadD3 family acyl-CoA ligase, which gives rise to MRADTAWESVPDLVEAAAERYADAEAVVEGRTRVTYAELGARVERAAAACLATGIDPGDRVGIWAPNSLDWIVAALGAVSAGAVLVPLNTRFKGAETADVLRRSGARLLFVTGTFLGTSYVASLRRAAGDGPGTGPLPGLPDLKHAVVFSDDAPASFLTWKDFLAGGEGTGSADVRKRAGAVRGTWPSDIIFTSGTTGRPKGAVITHDQTLRAYDIWGDLAGLTRGDRYLIVNPFFHTFGYKAGVIACLMRGATMIPQPVFNVDTVLANIAAERVSVLPGPPTLLQSLLDHPARDAHDLSALRLVVTGAAVVPLRLVERLRTELGIATVLTAYGLSEASGVVTMCRRGDDPTVIAATSGRAVPGTRIRVVDPEGRPLEPGLPGEVLVRGFHVMTGYYQDEQATAEVLSPDGWLRTGDVGVLDAAGNLRITDRLKDMFIVGGFNAYPAEIEQLLGLHPDVADVAVIGVPDARLGEVGRAYVVRRPGALLTADDLIAWSRREMANYKVPRTVRFVERLPRNASGKVVKGALRDLVTG
- a CDS encoding lipid-transfer protein, with translation MAAGSGGLKDATALVGIGQTPFAKRLPEDERALACRAVLAALDDAGIAPGEVDALASYTMEETDEVELAKACGFGDLTFFSKVGFGGGGSCATVAHLAAAITAGQASVGVAWRSRKRGSGPRPWTNTSVQLPTPAQWTRPYGLLRPADEIAMLTRRYLHEYGATRDHLFNVALACRNRANQNPAAIMYDRPLTREMYMTSRWISEPLCLFDNCLETDGALACVVVSAERARDCRRRPVYVHSAAQSLPAQHHGMVNYWNDDPLTGPAWSAARHLWKHSDLAPEDVDVAQIYDAFTPLVLLSLEGYGFCGRGEGGAFTEGGALEIGGLLPVNTGGGGLSEAYVHGFNLINEGVRQLRGSSTAQVPGASACLVTAGEGVPTSALLLRS
- a CDS encoding Zn-ribbon domain-containing OB-fold protein yields the protein MLRPVTDADGAPFWEYAAQGELRVQACAGCDEFRFPPRPCCPHCQSFESEWRPVSGRGRVWSYVVAHPPLLPDYAAQAPYNVVVVELDEAPRIRLVGNLVTGAGQPLGAFPPESIRIGARVRAVFHDGLPQWVPERS
- a CDS encoding enoyl-CoA hydratase/isomerase family protein, with translation MSSVLVRTDRDSGVAVVTLNRPDRLNAVDLAMADELASIWGELRFDDSVRAIVLTGAGERAFCTGIDRDAVVPQPNSPYAQDDPLLGIGPKANDLWKPVVAAVHGMACGGAFYLLGEAEFVVADTTASFFDPHTTYGMVSAYETVLMAQRMPYGEVARMALMGTAERISAHRAYQVGLVSELVADGEASEAAIACAALLAGYPTEAVQGTVRALWAASEAGRAQGFAQAPHLIALGNATGERQTRLFTGRSREYRLRE
- a CDS encoding alpha/beta fold hydrolase, with product MIDVNGIQLHIAEQGEGPLVVLLHGFPESWHSWRHQFGPLAEAGFRVVAPDQRGYGGSDRPEDVSAYSILHLVGDVVGLIHALGEERAFVVGHDWGAPVAWHTALLRPDVVRGVAGLSVPPPFRGQRPPLETMRERFEGRFYWNYFNQPGAADAEFAADTRTTLRKLLYSASGDAPDAGRPEQALVDLERGWLTDAPNPEVLPEWLTEDDLDVLTESFEPGFTGALNWYRNLDRNWELTAPWQGAVVSPPALYVYGDRDLVPAFPGTPELIERLPELMPNLRKPLVLPGCGHWTQQERPTEVNEALTGFLTELRD
- a CDS encoding PQQ-binding-like beta-propeller repeat protein, which codes for MVDQLTQHDPRRIGPFEVLGRLGAGGMGLVYLARSASGRRVAIKTVRTELAEDQLFRVRFTREVEAARAVSGFYTAAVVDADPRAAVPWLATAYVPAPSLEEIVNDCGPMPAQAVRWLAAGVAEALQSIHGAGLVHRDLKPSNVLVVEDGPRVIDFGIASGVSNTRLTMTNVAVGTPAYMSPEQAKDSRSVTGASDVFSLGSMLVFAATGHPPFHGANPVETVFMLLREGPDLEGLPDELRPLIESCMQMDPTARPNPADLQAQLAPHLFGSGSDDSGTASAWLPERAVGLIESRRNGRPAGKPAPGAGRSGGGRPAPGPAPIPPPPPHDPVVPAPVPAPVGGPDTGPVRLAGGQVPIGPGPRVADVRAAAVKAPPPEAALAASWSKPRPGVNGTDPAVGPAVAAPPAPAAPPEQAGGWRPWRFRMSNDVWGTPSVADDLVYVTSFEVHALDVATGRRRFKTRDVAWSMAVADGRIHASDGPTLFALDAREGGDLWRLQTDAWVYSLKAGRGTVVTGTRGGGVQGWEASGGQKLWEITGCQSDFESPEAGPALHDGTVYVWQDARLRALDARTGDERWSYPIGDAASCGGVPIRLTQATDGYVYVCAGTRVLALDVAAGHVKWHFEAPAVFLCPPTFVPGPAVTGGGIYLADYLGTVYALDATDGRDRWRIATEARSCVDPVLVAAGHVHVGSGKGLYTLDAVTGTPKWRFQAGGDIVGAPSVAEGRIHFGSTDHLLYTLKADDGRLRWKLATGGEITGSPVVRDGVVYACSKDRCVYALDAEKGTGTARTA